A window of Streptomyces sp. SAI-127 contains these coding sequences:
- a CDS encoding RNB domain-containing ribonuclease has product MPRRRIRVTDAAFRSAFTALRTELGVPSDFPPEVTAEAERPPLLKAYDDATDIPLFTIDPPGSTDLDQAMHLTRRGTGYRVRYAIADVAAFVVPGSALDAETHRRVLTLYFPDTRIPLHPPVLSEGAASLLPDQVRPAALWTIDLDADGRTTAADVRRALVRSRARLDYEGVQKAIDSGTAEEPLFLLKEVGELRERLEVERGGISLNVPEQEIVQRNGTYELTYRAGVPADGWNAQISLLTGMTAADLMLAYGTGVLRTLPAAPDGAVGRLRRTAHALHIDWPHHVSYAALVRSLDPRIPHHAAFLQECTTLLRGAGYTVFRDGVLPAITTHAAVASPYAHCTAPLRRLADRYASEICLAAVAGKAVPDWVLAAFEALPREMAEGGRLAAKAERECVDIVEAALLKDRVGEVFDGCVVDVEESRPTVGTVQLETPAVIGRVEGAGLELGERLRVRLTEADPVGSGGAKVRFAPA; this is encoded by the coding sequence GGCGTACGACGACGCCACCGACATCCCCCTCTTCACCATCGACCCACCCGGCTCCACCGACCTCGACCAGGCGATGCACCTGACTCGACGGGGCACCGGCTACCGCGTCCGGTACGCCATCGCCGACGTCGCCGCCTTCGTCGTACCGGGATCGGCGCTGGACGCGGAGACGCACCGACGCGTGCTGACCCTGTACTTCCCTGACACCCGGATTCCGTTGCATCCGCCGGTACTGAGTGAGGGCGCCGCGAGCCTGCTCCCGGACCAGGTCCGCCCGGCCGCCCTCTGGACGATCGACCTCGACGCGGACGGCCGTACGACTGCCGCCGACGTCCGCCGCGCCCTCGTCCGCAGCCGGGCCAGGCTCGACTACGAGGGTGTGCAGAAGGCGATCGACTCGGGCACCGCCGAGGAGCCGCTTTTCTTGCTGAAGGAGGTCGGTGAGCTCCGGGAACGGCTGGAGGTGGAGCGCGGCGGCATCTCACTGAACGTGCCGGAGCAGGAGATAGTCCAGCGGAACGGCACGTACGAACTGACGTACCGCGCCGGGGTTCCCGCCGACGGCTGGAACGCCCAGATCTCCCTGCTCACCGGCATGACGGCGGCCGACCTGATGCTCGCCTACGGCACGGGCGTCCTCCGCACCCTGCCCGCCGCCCCGGACGGCGCGGTGGGACGGCTGCGCCGTACCGCCCACGCCCTGCACATCGACTGGCCGCACCATGTGTCGTACGCGGCGCTGGTGCGTTCCCTGGACCCACGGATCCCCCACCACGCGGCCTTCCTCCAGGAGTGCACGACCCTGCTGCGCGGCGCCGGTTACACGGTCTTCCGGGACGGGGTCCTGCCGGCCATCACCACGCATGCGGCTGTGGCGTCCCCCTACGCCCATTGCACGGCGCCCCTGCGCCGCCTCGCCGACCGGTACGCATCGGAGATCTGCCTGGCGGCGGTGGCGGGGAAGGCCGTACCGGACTGGGTGCTCGCGGCTTTCGAGGCGTTGCCCCGCGAGATGGCCGAGGGAGGTCGGCTCGCCGCGAAGGCCGAACGGGAGTGCGTCGACATCGTGGAGGCGGCGCTGCTGAAGGACCGGGTGGGGGAGGTGTTCGACGGCTGCGTGGTGGACGTGGAGGAAAGCCGACCGACCGTCGGGACCGTGCAGTTGGAGACACCGGCGGTGATCGGGCGGGTGGAGGGGGCGGGGCTTGAGTTGGGGGAGCGGCTGAGGGTGCGGCTGACGGAGGCGGATCCGGTGGGTTCGGGAGGGGCGAAGGTGCGGTTCGCGCCTGCCTGA
- a CDS encoding Uma2 family endonuclease, with protein sequence MTAMAHEPLTQEEVLLEGFLALDTPEGFRAELIEGEIVVTPPPDGDHENYINVIVKQVIRRSRSDMDFSGNKGLRLKSGDTCPKNHVVPDTTFAPTHLRLFKGADPWMPCEGVAMVLEVTSTKPKADREAKRRCYARGGIPLYLLVDRDADSITLFSDPEKDDYREHCTRPFGKALTLPEPFAFELETADFL encoded by the coding sequence ATGACTGCCATGGCCCATGAGCCGCTCACGCAGGAAGAGGTCCTGCTGGAGGGCTTTCTCGCCCTGGACACGCCGGAGGGTTTCCGGGCCGAGCTGATCGAGGGGGAGATCGTTGTGACGCCGCCGCCGGACGGGGATCACGAGAACTACATCAACGTGATCGTGAAGCAGGTGATTCGACGCTCTCGGTCCGACATGGACTTCTCCGGCAACAAAGGGTTGAGGCTGAAGAGCGGAGACACCTGCCCGAAGAATCATGTGGTCCCAGACACCACCTTCGCGCCCACTCACCTACGTCTTTTCAAAGGCGCCGACCCCTGGATGCCCTGCGAGGGTGTCGCCATGGTCCTGGAGGTGACGTCCACCAAGCCCAAGGCCGACCGTGAGGCCAAGCGCCGCTGCTACGCGCGCGGAGGCATCCCCCTCTACCTGCTCGTCGACCGGGACGCCGACTCGATCACGCTGTTCAGCGACCCGGAGAAGGACGACTACCGCGAGCACTGCACTCGCCCCTTCGGCAAGGCGCTCACCCTCCCGGAGCCGTTCGCCTTCGAGCTGGAGACCGCGGACTTTCTCTGA
- a CDS encoding AraC family transcriptional regulator codes for MAEQALWTRARLGRCGPPLDLLTARFDRHVYASHTHEQFSIGICVGGSEVIDYRGDHLRPGPGSIVVLAPGEMHTGRPAASDGGYAYRALYPDPSLLTEGTLGGGLPYFREPLLDDPELAAALRRAHTELSACPDPLEMESRLPWLLTALASRHSTARATSDAVPGAAHIAHAVRDRLADDLLEPPSLAELATALGLSRYQLLRAFRTTMGIPPYAWLAQHRVHRARGLLESGLKPAEVAGLVGFADQAHLTRWFRRVLGVTPAAYRNSVQDGRR; via the coding sequence GTGGCGGAACAGGCTCTGTGGACCAGGGCGCGGCTGGGCCGTTGCGGCCCCCCGCTGGACCTCCTGACCGCCCGCTTCGACCGCCACGTCTACGCCTCGCACACGCACGAGCAGTTCAGCATCGGCATCTGCGTCGGCGGCTCCGAGGTCATCGACTACCGGGGCGACCACCTCCGCCCAGGCCCGGGCTCCATCGTCGTACTGGCTCCCGGCGAGATGCACACAGGCCGTCCCGCAGCCTCCGACGGCGGCTACGCCTACCGCGCCCTGTACCCCGACCCGTCCCTCCTCACCGAAGGCACCCTCGGCGGCGGACTCCCGTACTTCCGCGAGCCGCTCCTGGACGACCCCGAACTAGCCGCCGCGCTCCGCCGAGCCCACACCGAACTGAGCGCCTGCCCCGACCCGTTGGAGATGGAGTCCCGACTCCCATGGCTGCTCACGGCCCTCGCCAGCCGCCACTCCACGGCCCGCGCGACAAGCGACGCGGTGCCAGGCGCCGCCCACATCGCCCACGCGGTACGGGACCGCCTGGCCGACGACCTCCTGGAGCCCCCCTCCCTCGCCGAACTAGCCACCGCTTTGGGCCTGTCCCGCTACCAACTCCTCCGAGCCTTCCGTACGACGATGGGGATACCCCCGTACGCCTGGCTGGCGCAGCATCGGGTCCACCGGGCCCGCGGCCTACTGGAGTCCGGCTTGAAGCCGGCCGAGGTCGCGGGCCTGGTGGGCTTCGCCGACCAGGCGCACCTGACCCGCTGGTTCCGGCGGGTCCTCGGGGTCACCCCGGCGGCGTACCGCAACAGCGTTCAAGACGGCCGCCGCTGA
- a CDS encoding MlaD family protein gives MITRTVKAQLLAFATVTAVGVSYVGAEYTGLVDDVLGRGYTVRADFADSGGIFPGAEVTYRGVPVGRVGALRLTGSDGVSVALDIKDVAPRIPADTLAVVANRSAVGEQYVDLQPRTSHGPYLLDGSAIPRGSTRVPLATTDLVLSLDGLVNSVGKDDLRITVDELGKAFSGTGPNLSRLVDSGNALVESASESLPQTISLIEDSRKVLRTQADQGSSIKSFAHDLAALSAQLKSSDGDLRKLIGNATPAAQQVNSLLKSTGPRLSVLLANLISGGQVTLARLPGVEQSLVTFPALVAGSYTVVPGDGTTHFGLVVNADDPPACTQGYGTTRRDPSATSTREANTDARCTAPRGSKTSVRGAQNAPGASTTSGGANQAAYVTPYDPETGTATGPDGRPVEIGSTGGQQAVFGGESWQWLLVGPMA, from the coding sequence GTGATCACACGTACGGTCAAGGCCCAGCTGCTCGCCTTCGCCACCGTCACCGCCGTCGGGGTCTCGTACGTCGGCGCCGAGTACACGGGCCTGGTGGACGACGTCCTGGGCCGCGGCTACACCGTGCGGGCGGACTTCGCCGACTCCGGGGGCATCTTCCCCGGCGCCGAGGTCACCTACCGCGGTGTGCCGGTGGGCCGCGTCGGCGCGCTGCGGCTGACCGGCTCCGACGGCGTCTCGGTCGCCCTCGACATCAAGGACGTCGCGCCGCGCATCCCGGCGGACACCCTGGCCGTCGTGGCGAACCGCTCGGCGGTGGGCGAGCAGTACGTAGATCTACAGCCGCGAACTTCGCATGGCCCGTATCTCCTCGACGGCAGCGCCATCCCGCGCGGCAGCACCCGCGTGCCGCTGGCAACGACGGACTTGGTCCTCAGCCTGGACGGACTGGTGAACTCCGTCGGCAAGGACGATCTACGCATCACCGTCGACGAGCTGGGCAAGGCATTCTCGGGCACCGGCCCGAACCTGAGCCGGCTGGTGGACTCGGGCAACGCGCTCGTGGAGTCGGCCTCCGAGTCACTCCCCCAGACGATCTCGCTGATCGAGGACTCGCGAAAGGTCCTCAGGACACAGGCCGACCAGGGCTCGTCCATCAAGTCGTTCGCGCACGATCTGGCGGCGCTCAGCGCACAGCTGAAATCGAGCGACGGGGACCTGCGCAAACTGATCGGCAACGCGACGCCGGCCGCGCAACAGGTGAACTCTCTGCTGAAATCCACCGGCCCACGGCTGTCGGTCCTGCTGGCCAACCTGATCAGCGGCGGCCAGGTCACGCTGGCCCGACTGCCCGGCGTGGAGCAGTCCCTGGTCACCTTCCCGGCGCTGGTCGCGGGCAGCTACACGGTCGTCCCGGGCGACGGCACCACCCACTTCGGCCTGGTGGTGAACGCCGACGACCCGCCGGCGTGCACCCAGGGATACGGGACAACACGGCGTGACCCCTCGGCCACCAGCACACGCGAGGCGAACACCGACGCACGCTGCACCGCCCCGCGCGGAAGCAAGACGTCGGTGCGGGGCGCACAGAACGCCCCCGGCGCGTCGACCACGTCCGGCGGTGCGAACCAGGCGGCGTACGTCACGCCGTACGACCCGGAGACCGGCACCGCAACCGGCCCGGACGGAAGGCCCGTCGAGATCGGCTCGACGGGCGGTCAACAGGCGGTGTTCGGAGGGGAGTCGTGGCAATGGCTGCTAGTCGGACCGATGGCATGA
- a CDS encoding MCE family protein: MSALRKVGTVAWAAVGALLLSGCEFNGWYDVQLPGGAAADGHAYHVTVEFRDVLDLVPQSAVKVNNVTVGAVEKVQLDGWHARVRLRVADSVKLPANAVAELRQTSMLGEKYVALSAPSGTAPMGRLGDGDRIPLSRSGRNPEIEEVLSALSALLNGGGVAQLKTITVELNKALNGRENRVRSLLKELNTFIGGLDDQREDIVRALKAVDRLAGRLGKEKKTIAQAVDAMPPALKVLADQRRDLTKMLTALSKLGKTGTKVVKASHDDTVANLKQLRPILKQLNKAGDDLPNSLELLTTYPFPRNAVDAVRGDYVNLDITADLDLSDLYGNLTGGSGKSGEGNGDSKQPETPDIPDLPDLPAVPTPTALPSTPSLPSSPSVPSAPSGGGGPLCPPVCTSSYTTRGELPEGIDLALAELMLKGIQP, from the coding sequence ATGAGCGCACTGCGCAAGGTCGGGACGGTCGCGTGGGCCGCGGTCGGAGCACTGCTGCTGTCCGGGTGCGAGTTCAACGGTTGGTACGACGTCCAGCTGCCCGGTGGAGCCGCCGCCGACGGCCACGCGTACCACGTCACCGTCGAGTTCCGCGACGTCCTCGACCTGGTGCCGCAGTCGGCGGTGAAGGTCAACAACGTCACCGTGGGCGCGGTCGAGAAGGTGCAGCTGGACGGCTGGCACGCGCGCGTACGGCTGCGGGTCGCCGACTCGGTGAAGCTGCCCGCCAACGCGGTCGCGGAGCTGCGGCAGACCAGCATGCTCGGCGAGAAGTACGTCGCGCTCTCCGCCCCGTCCGGCACGGCCCCCATGGGCCGGCTCGGCGACGGCGACCGCATCCCGCTGTCCCGCAGCGGCCGCAACCCGGAGATCGAGGAGGTGCTGTCCGCGCTGTCGGCGCTGCTCAACGGTGGCGGAGTGGCCCAGCTCAAGACGATCACCGTGGAGCTGAACAAGGCTCTGAACGGCCGGGAGAACCGGGTCAGGTCGCTGCTCAAGGAGCTGAACACGTTCATCGGCGGTCTGGACGACCAGCGCGAGGACATCGTTCGCGCCCTCAAGGCCGTCGACCGGCTCGCGGGGCGGCTCGGTAAGGAGAAGAAGACGATCGCCCAGGCCGTCGACGCGATGCCGCCCGCGCTGAAGGTCCTGGCCGACCAGCGGCGCGATCTGACAAAGATGCTCACCGCCCTGTCGAAGCTGGGCAAGACGGGCACCAAGGTGGTCAAGGCCTCGCACGACGACACGGTCGCGAACCTCAAACAGCTGCGGCCGATCCTGAAGCAGCTGAACAAGGCGGGTGACGATCTGCCCAACTCCCTGGAGCTGCTGACCACTTACCCGTTCCCGCGCAACGCGGTGGACGCCGTCAGGGGTGACTACGTCAACCTCGACATCACGGCCGACCTCGATCTGTCCGACCTGTACGGGAACTTGACGGGCGGGTCCGGCAAGTCCGGGGAGGGGAACGGCGATTCCAAGCAGCCCGAGACCCCCGATATACCCGACCTCCCGGACCTGCCGGCCGTCCCGACCCCCACCGCGCTGCCCAGCACACCGAGCCTGCCGTCGTCCCCCTCGGTGCCGTCGGCCCCGTCGGGCGGCGGCGGTCCGTTGTGCCCGCCGGTGTGCACCAGCAGCTACACCACCCGAGGAGAGCTGCCCGAGGGGATCGACCTCGCGCTCGCAGAGCTGATGCTGAAGGGGATTCAGCCGTGA
- a CDS encoding MCE family protein — protein sequence MKNLKRRVAVVTALALAVALTYVLWPRSESVHVTAYFPRTVGIYPGSDVRVLGVRIGEVEKITPEGDRVRVELAYDEGRKVPADAKAAIINSSVVSDRYLQLLPVYRKGPVLQNGAVIPETRTAVPVELDRVFDSLHTTADALGPKGANKDGSLSRLLGVSADNLDGQGENLNQTVEDLSQAVTTLSDGRTDLFGTVRNLQVFTAALAADDKSVRSFNTSLAEVAGQLAGEREDLADALRNLGTALGDVSDFVKNNKKSLTSNVKGLSKVTKVLVTQRAALEELLEVAPTGLSNLNNAYNPSAGTLDTRNNAQQAQDPASLLCSVLKTTGDEGGKSPDCKELKDLFDSLPKAPQGSAVTGTVDRTLGGILGASA from the coding sequence GTGAAGAATCTGAAGAGGCGCGTGGCCGTGGTCACCGCACTCGCCCTCGCCGTCGCGCTCACCTACGTGCTGTGGCCGCGCTCCGAGTCCGTGCACGTCACCGCGTACTTCCCGCGCACCGTCGGCATCTACCCCGGCTCGGACGTCCGCGTCCTCGGCGTCCGGATCGGCGAGGTCGAGAAGATCACGCCGGAGGGCGACCGGGTGCGGGTGGAGCTGGCGTACGACGAAGGCCGCAAGGTCCCGGCGGACGCGAAGGCCGCAATCATCAACTCCTCGGTGGTCAGCGACCGTTACCTGCAGCTGCTGCCGGTGTACCGAAAAGGCCCGGTGCTACAAAACGGCGCCGTCATCCCCGAGACGCGGACCGCCGTGCCGGTCGAGCTGGACCGCGTCTTCGACAGTCTGCACACGACGGCCGACGCGCTTGGCCCCAAGGGCGCCAACAAGGACGGCTCGCTGTCGCGGCTTCTCGGAGTGAGTGCGGACAACCTCGACGGCCAGGGCGAGAACCTCAACCAGACGGTCGAGGACCTCTCGCAGGCCGTCACCACGCTGTCCGACGGCCGCACAGACCTCTTCGGCACGGTCCGGAACCTTCAGGTGTTCACGGCGGCACTGGCCGCCGACGACAAGAGCGTGCGGTCGTTCAACACCAGCCTCGCCGAGGTCGCCGGGCAGCTCGCGGGCGAGCGTGAGGACCTCGCGGACGCGCTGCGGAACCTGGGGACGGCGCTCGGCGACGTGTCGGACTTCGTGAAGAACAACAAGAAGTCGCTGACCTCGAACGTGAAAGGCCTCAGCAAGGTGACCAAGGTGCTCGTCACCCAACGGGCCGCGCTGGAGGAGCTGTTGGAGGTCGCTCCTACGGGTCTGTCGAACCTGAACAACGCGTACAACCCGTCCGCGGGCACCCTCGACACCCGCAACAACGCCCAGCAGGCGCAGGATCCGGCCTCGCTGTTGTGCTCCGTGCTGAAGACGACCGGCGACGAAGGCGGAAAGAGCCCTGACTGCAAGGAACTGAAGGATCTCTTCGACTCCCTGCCGAAGGCGCCTCAGGGCTCCGCGGTGACGGGAACGGTCGACCGGACGCTCGGCGGAATTCTGGGGGCGAGCGCATGA
- a CDS encoding MCE family protein, giving the protein MTPFRDRNPVVIGAVGLTILGLLTVAAFNADSLPLIGGGETYSAAFSEAGGLKPGDEVRIAGVKVGKVEDVDLDGDHVKVTFKIKDDPGFGTETGASIRVKTILGAKYLALRPKGPGQLKPGSEIPLKRTVPAYDVVQAFSDLTTTTEKVDTDQLAKALDTISTTFQDSPAEVRASIKGLSKISRTVASRDRALGELLDHANGVTGVLAEHSEDFSALVKDGDKLFKEISLRREAIHKLLKSSAVLGIELSGLVADNEKEIGPALKGLNRVVQMLERNQSSLDRSVKLLAPYVRVFTNAVGNGRWFDSYVQNLVAAPVVPRTGGAQ; this is encoded by the coding sequence CTGACCCCGTTCCGCGACCGCAACCCCGTGGTGATCGGAGCCGTCGGCCTCACCATCCTCGGGCTGCTGACCGTGGCCGCGTTCAACGCCGACAGCCTGCCGCTGATCGGCGGCGGCGAGACGTACAGCGCGGCCTTCTCGGAGGCGGGCGGCCTCAAGCCCGGCGACGAGGTGCGGATCGCCGGCGTCAAGGTCGGCAAGGTCGAGGACGTCGATCTGGACGGTGACCACGTCAAGGTCACCTTCAAGATCAAGGACGATCCGGGGTTCGGTACCGAGACCGGCGCCTCGATCCGGGTCAAGACGATCCTCGGCGCGAAGTACCTCGCGCTGCGCCCCAAGGGACCGGGGCAGCTGAAGCCCGGCAGTGAGATACCGCTGAAGAGGACGGTTCCGGCGTACGACGTCGTGCAGGCGTTCAGCGATCTCACCACAACGACGGAGAAGGTCGACACCGACCAGTTGGCGAAGGCCCTGGACACCATCTCCACCACCTTCCAGGACTCGCCCGCCGAGGTACGGGCGTCCATCAAGGGCCTGTCGAAGATCTCCCGGACGGTCGCCTCGCGCGACAGGGCGCTGGGTGAACTCCTCGACCACGCGAACGGAGTCACGGGCGTGCTGGCCGAGCACTCCGAGGACTTCTCCGCGCTGGTCAAGGACGGCGACAAACTGTTCAAGGAGATCAGCCTGCGGCGCGAGGCGATCCACAAGCTACTGAAGAGCTCGGCCGTGCTCGGCATCGAGCTCTCCGGCCTGGTCGCGGACAACGAAAAGGAGATCGGGCCCGCGCTCAAGGGCCTGAACCGCGTGGTGCAGATGCTCGAACGGAATCAGTCCAGCCTCGACCGGAGCGTCAAGCTGCTCGCGCCGTACGTCCGGGTCTTCACCAACGCCGTCGGCAACGGCCGCTGGTTCGACAGTTACGTCCAGAACCTGGTCGCCGCTCCGGTGGTGCCGCGGACGGGAGGCGCGCAGTGA
- a CDS encoding MlaD family protein, protein MRTSGARQAAAPLIKFSLFALVTILATALLAATIVNISLTPEHTYHAVFSDVTGLEKGDDIRVAGVRVGEVEGIRIKDRTLAEVTFTVSAERPLLNSTGAVIRYRNLVGQRYVALTEGAGDGTLLRPGAAIPLSRTQPALDLNALLNGFKPLFAALSPQDVNQLATEIIRTLQGEGGTVNSLLVHTASLTTTLAGRDKLIGSVIDNLNTVLETLDKRDARFSGLLKQLRRVISGLSADRKPIGQSLVGIGDLTDATAGLLKDARPPLKDDIAELTDLTGTLNKNENTVEGVLKRLPNKLNALTGTASYGSWFNFYLCDFDGRIVLPKTKQVLTPELHVARARCGA, encoded by the coding sequence ATGAGGACGTCAGGAGCCCGGCAGGCCGCCGCCCCGCTGATCAAGTTCAGCCTCTTCGCCCTGGTGACAATCCTGGCGACCGCCCTGCTCGCCGCCACCATCGTCAACATCTCCCTCACCCCCGAGCACACGTATCACGCGGTGTTCAGCGATGTGACGGGCCTGGAGAAGGGCGACGACATCCGGGTGGCCGGGGTGCGGGTCGGCGAGGTCGAGGGCATCCGGATCAAGGACCGGACGCTGGCGGAGGTCACCTTCACCGTCAGCGCGGAGCGTCCGCTGCTGAACAGCACCGGCGCGGTCATCCGCTACCGGAACCTGGTCGGACAGCGCTACGTCGCCCTGACCGAGGGCGCGGGAGACGGCACCCTGCTGAGGCCAGGCGCCGCGATCCCGCTGTCGCGCACGCAGCCCGCGCTGGACCTCAACGCGCTGCTGAACGGCTTCAAGCCACTGTTCGCCGCGCTCAGCCCGCAGGACGTCAACCAGCTCGCCACCGAGATCATCCGGACTCTCCAGGGTGAGGGCGGCACCGTCAACAGCCTGCTCGTGCACACGGCTTCGCTCACCACGACCCTGGCCGGCCGCGACAAGCTGATCGGGTCGGTGATCGACAACCTCAACACCGTGCTGGAGACGCTGGACAAGCGCGATGCGCGCTTCTCCGGGCTCCTCAAGCAGCTGCGTCGGGTGATCTCGGGGCTGTCCGCCGACCGCAAGCCCATCGGACAGTCGCTGGTGGGCATCGGCGACCTGACGGACGCCACCGCGGGGCTGCTCAAGGACGCGCGTCCGCCCCTGAAGGACGACATCGCCGAGCTGACCGATCTCACCGGAACGCTCAACAAGAACGAGAACACCGTGGAGGGCGTCCTGAAGCGGCTGCCGAACAAGCTCAACGCGCTGACGGGGACGGCGTCCTACGGCTCCTGGTTCAACTTCTACCTCTGCGACTTCGACGGCCGGATCGTGCTGCCGAAGACGAAGCAGGTGCTCACACCGGAGCTGCACGTGGCGAGGGCGAGGTGCGGCGCATGA
- a CDS encoding MCE family protein, which produces MRVLRLRLYGVVFLAVLALLLSLSVAVYQQVFTPAVRIELEADSLGNQLDPRADVKLRGLLVGEVRAVHADGTKATLDIALKPEYVTYIPSDVHARLLPKTLFGEKYVDLVAPARPSARPIRAGDVITQDRTRVGIELQQLMNDLLPLLRTVQPGKLNATLSAFATALEGRGDRIGANLTRVGDYLHRLNPHLPSLTEDFARLADVAEVYGDAAPDLMEILRNTVTTSRTIVEQRDRLAAALTTTATAAATADDFLDANGDRLITLGRVSRPTLELFARYSPEYPCLLAGLVHEEQASEQAFRGGKMHITLEVVRQQGAYEPGEYPRYDDRSGPDCRDLPHPPVPAPGVHLNDGSAKGSSSGPVGVSATRAEQRSVGSLVAPVMGVPADEVPPVATLLFGPMARGTAVSVA; this is translated from the coding sequence ATGAGGGTGCTGAGACTGCGGTTGTACGGCGTCGTGTTCCTCGCCGTGCTCGCGCTGCTGCTGTCGCTGTCGGTCGCCGTGTACCAGCAGGTGTTCACCCCGGCCGTACGGATCGAGCTGGAGGCCGACAGCCTCGGCAACCAGCTCGATCCCCGCGCCGACGTCAAGCTGCGAGGACTGCTGGTCGGCGAGGTGCGCGCGGTGCACGCCGACGGGACGAAGGCGACGCTCGACATCGCGCTCAAGCCGGAGTACGTCACGTACATCCCGTCCGACGTGCACGCGCGCCTGCTGCCCAAGACGCTGTTCGGCGAGAAGTACGTCGACCTGGTCGCGCCCGCGCGCCCCTCGGCCAGGCCCATCCGCGCGGGGGACGTCATCACCCAGGACCGCACCCGCGTCGGCATCGAGCTCCAGCAGCTGATGAACGACCTGCTGCCGCTGCTGCGGACCGTGCAGCCCGGCAAGCTCAACGCCACGCTCTCCGCGTTCGCCACCGCCCTCGAAGGGCGCGGCGACCGGATCGGCGCCAACCTCACGCGCGTGGGGGACTATCTGCACCGGCTCAATCCTCACCTGCCCTCCCTCACCGAGGACTTCGCACGCCTGGCCGACGTCGCCGAGGTGTACGGCGACGCGGCTCCCGACCTGATGGAGATCCTGCGCAACACCGTCACCACCAGCCGCACCATCGTCGAGCAGCGGGACCGGCTCGCGGCCGCGCTCACCACGACGGCCACCGCCGCGGCCACCGCGGACGACTTCCTCGACGCGAACGGTGACCGGCTGATCACCCTGGGCCGGGTCTCCCGCCCCACGCTCGAACTCTTCGCCCGCTACTCGCCCGAGTACCCCTGCCTTCTCGCCGGCCTGGTCCATGAGGAGCAGGCCTCCGAGCAGGCGTTCCGCGGCGGCAAGATGCACATCACGCTCGAAGTCGTCCGCCAGCAAGGGGCGTACGAACCCGGTGAGTATCCCCGCTACGACGACCGGTCGGGGCCCGACTGCCGCGACCTGCCCCATCCCCCGGTGCCCGCCCCCGGGGTCCACCTCAACGACGGTTCGGCGAAGGGCAGTTCGTCCGGTCCGGTCGGCGTCTCCGCCACCCGGGCCGAGCAGCGCTCCGTCGGCTCGCTCGTGGCGCCCGTCATGGGCGTACCCGCCGACGAGGTGCCGCCGGTCGCGACCCTGCTGTTCGGACCGATGGCGCGCGGAACGGCGGTGAGCGTCGCATGA
- a CDS encoding ABC transporter permease, which produces MRRIRPQGLLDQPLRSLEELGAQLSFYGRSLAWTGRTLRRYKKEILRLLAEVSFGRGALAVVGGTVGVIAFLSFFTGTEVGLQGYAALNQLGTSNFVAFLSAYFNTREIAPLVAGLALSATVGAGFTAQLGAMRISEETDALEVMGVPSLPFLVTTRMIAGFVAVIPLYVVGLLSSYFAARTITTGYYGQSAGTYDHYFQQYLPPVDVLWSFGKVLVFAVLIILVHCFYGYYASGGPAGVGVAVGRAVRTSIVAINVLDFFLSLAIWGANTTVRIAG; this is translated from the coding sequence ATGCGACGGATACGACCTCAAGGACTCCTCGACCAACCACTCCGTTCCCTCGAAGAGCTGGGCGCCCAACTCTCCTTCTACGGCCGCTCGTTGGCCTGGACGGGCCGCACCCTGCGCCGCTACAAGAAGGAGATCCTGCGGCTGCTCGCCGAGGTGAGTTTCGGGCGCGGCGCCCTCGCCGTCGTGGGCGGCACGGTCGGCGTCATCGCCTTCCTGTCGTTCTTCACCGGCACGGAGGTGGGCCTGCAGGGGTATGCCGCGCTCAACCAGCTCGGCACCTCCAACTTCGTGGCGTTCCTCTCGGCGTACTTCAACACCCGGGAGATCGCCCCGCTGGTGGCCGGCCTCGCGCTGTCCGCCACGGTGGGCGCCGGGTTCACGGCGCAGCTGGGCGCGATGCGGATCAGCGAGGAGACGGACGCCCTCGAAGTCATGGGCGTCCCCTCGCTGCCGTTCCTGGTGACGACCCGGATGATCGCCGGTTTCGTCGCGGTGATCCCGCTGTACGTCGTCGGACTGCTGTCCTCGTACTTCGCCGCCCGCACCATCACCACCGGCTACTACGGGCAGTCGGCGGGCACCTACGACCACTACTTCCAGCAGTACCTGCCGCCGGTCGACGTGCTGTGGTCCTTCGGGAAGGTGCTCGTCTTCGCCGTCCTGATCATCCTGGTGCACTGCTTCTACGGCTACTACGCGAGCGGCGGCCCGGCGGGCGTCGGCGTCGCCGTGGGCCGCGCCGTGCGCACCTCGATCGTCGCGATCAACGTCCTGGACTTCTTCCTGTCGCTCGCGATCTGGGGCGCCAACACAACCGTACGGATTGCGGGGTGA